The following are from one region of the Stigmatopora argus isolate UIUO_Sarg chromosome 9, RoL_Sarg_1.0, whole genome shotgun sequence genome:
- the arl13a gene encoding ADP-ribosylation factor-like protein 13A isoform X2, whose amino-acid sequence MDLGLLLYRLQRKWWPMCTPCSPQDTMFTLMSNCCTWFSKIQEPIRRMTILVVGLDKAGKTSSIRGMMRVSHTVEGGPTQGCVRTDLRLENYLVTLLDVGGSATAQGSWREHYGEAHGVIFVVDSSDRSRIKEVKEVLALLLKQPRVAGKPILVLANKQDKMNALLGSDLIEMLSLEKLVNQSRSLCHIEPCSALMDLRRWSDRKALRGLRWLLRAVCLDYGELCSRVARDSVTPQEPRPRNDKAEKPRRSKSERTRTSKTDLRQVHREKNKRNVSIGEAKLQPIRKILQKEKTLKKKMKKSSGRKKRLMKAKQDEEVINDQEEQESNRGDGEQVGSALIPSGEGRPREKVQVKEDGPHDGPRSPHDEQNPPKVKAKKRKKVVRVKRRNKINTEGTSGASSEPVHFSTTFDLYRKAILALKERQQQGQ is encoded by the exons ATGGACCTTGGTCTACTTCT ATACCGTTTGCAGAGAAAATGGTGGCCAATGTGCACACCCTGTTCACCTCAAGACACCATGTTCACCCTCATGAGCAACTGCTGTACCTGGTTCTCCAAAATCCAGGAACCCATCAG gcGAATGACCATCCTTGTGGTGGGTCTTGACAAAGCGGGAAAGACGTCTTCCATCAGAGGCATGATGAGAG TCTCCCACACCGTTGAAGGAGGCCCCACGCAAGGCTgcgtgaggaccgacctgaggTTAGAGAACTATCTGGTCACCTTGCTGGACGTGGGGGGCTCGGCAACGGCGCAGGGGTCCTGGAGGGAGCACTACGGGGAAGCGCACGGTGTGATCTTTGTGGTGGACTCCAGCGACCGATCGAGGATCAAAGAGGTCAAGGAGGTTCTGGCTCTCCTGCTCAAGCAGCCCAGAGTGGCAggaaaacccattttagt CTTGGCCAACAAGCAAGACAAAATGAACGCTCTGCTTGGAAGCGATCTGATCGAGATGCTGTCCCTGGAAAAACTGGTCAACCAAAGCCGCTCTCTGTGCCATATA GAGCCTTGTTCGGCCTTAATGGACCTTCGACGCTGGTCGGACCGAAAGGCGTTGCGGGGCCTTCGCTGGCTACTGCGAGCCGTGTGTTTGGACTACGGAGAGCTGTGTTCCCGTGTGGCCCGGGACAGCGTGACCCCCCAGGAGCCCAGACCAAGGAACGACAAAGCGGAAAAGCCCAGAAGAAGCAAGAGTGAACG GACGAGAACTAGCAAGACCGATCTTCGCCAAGttcacagagaaaaaaataagaggaACGTAAGCATCGGGGAAGCCAAGCTGCAGCCAATTCGGAAAATCCTGCAAAAG GAGAAGACCCTGAAAAAGAAGATGAAGAAATCAAGCGGACGGAAAAAAAGGCTGATGAAAGCCAAACAAGATGAGGAAGTCATAAACGATCAGGAGGAACAGGAGTCCAATCGGGGGGATGGTGAGCAGGTCGGCAGCGCTCTCATCCCCAGCGGCGAAGGGAGACCCAGAGAGAAGGTCCAAGTCAAGGAGGACGGACCCCACGATGGGCCCCGATCACCACACGATGAGCAGAATCCCCCCAAAG TCAAGgccaaaaagaggaaaaaggttGTGAGAGTTAAAAGGAGAAACAAGATCAACACAGAAGGAACTTCAGGAGCCTCCTCAGAGCCTGTTCACTTTTCTACCACATTTG ATCTCTACAGAAAAGCCATCCTTGCCTTGAAGGAGCGACAACAACAAGGACaataa
- the xkrx gene encoding XK-related protein 2 has protein sequence MEEQEREITDPEPSASGSAVVLVVNPSRVRPPLGAVLATVLYCAELLNAAVLCSRYGRTDDEHWLGFTIAFMLLPAILIQFTLIFIHRDLGLDRPLVLLLHLLLLGPVIRCLDALVVYFRAGGKEEPYVTITRKIYLKRHEQTPAECLVSRSERILATHRNAFKRTSVIQAFLGSTPQLTLQLYATIQEKYILPVRLTLMIIAQISVIYGALVCSVLAVEIRYDDYKVRFGPPAYLCMILWRGLEISTRLTALVLMSTALSHWVFAVGGANLLFFFFLPWAELWAKKGSLPRDVEKNFSRLGTVVVLCLFTLLYACVNVFCWSAVQLDLGHAELLDRRQRWGRLAAYYAARFAENLLLISLWYFFKSDFYEYVCAPLLAVQLMVCYGLAVLFMLVFYQFLHPCRSLFRRNVHQCLPCVGRRAPAVPHSYSTAATMPLIPDGEGRETDILDIAQYP, from the exons ATGGAGGAGCAAGAGAGGGAGATCACCGACCCGGAGCCGTCGGCTTCGGGCAGCGCGGTGGTGCTGGTGGTGAATCCGAGTCGAGTGCGCCCCCCACTGGGTGCGGTACTCGCCACGGTGCTGTACTGCGCGGAGCTTCTCAACGCCGCCGTCCTCTGCAGCCGTTACGGGCGCACGGACGACGAGCATTGGCTGGGCTTCACCATCGCCTTCATGCTCCTGCCGGCCATCCTCATCCAGTTCACGCTCATCTTCATCCATCGGGATCTGGGTCTGGACCGGCCGCTGGTCCTCCTGCTGCACTTGCTTCTCCTGGGGCCCGTCATCAG GTGTCTGGACGCCCTGGTGGTTTACTTCCGAGCCGGCGGGAAGGAGGAGCCTTACGTGACCATCACCAGGAAGATCTACCTGAAGAGGCACGAGCAGACGCCCGCGGAATGTCTAGTCAGCCGCTCGGAGCGCATCCTGGCCACGCACAGGAACGCCTTCAAGCGCACCAGCGTCATCCAGGCCTTCCTGGGCTCCACGCCGCAACTGACGCTTCAGCTCTACGCCACCATCCAGGAGAAGTACATCCTCCCCGTACGCC TGACCCTGATGATCATCGCGCAAATCTCGGTCATCTACGGCGCCCTGGTGTGCAGCGTGCTGGCCGTCGAGATCCGCTACGACGACTACAAGGTGCGCTTCGGGCCGCCCGCCTACCTGTGCATGATCCTGTGGCGAGGCCTGGAGATCAGCACCCGCTTGACGGCGCTGGTCCTCATGAGCACGGCGCTCAGCCACTGGGTGTTTGCGGTGGGCGGGGCCAAcctgctcttcttcttcttcctgccCTGGGCCGAGCTGTGGGCCAAGAAGGGCTCGCTGCCCCGCGACGTGGAGAAGAACTTCTCCAGGCTGGGCACGGTGGTGGTGCTGTGCCTCTTCACGCTGCTCTACGCCTGCGTCAACGTCTTCTGCTGGTCGGCCGTGCAGCTGGACCTGGGCCACGCCGAGCTCCTCGATCGCCGCCAGCGCTGGGGACGCCTGGCCGCCTACTACGCCGCCCGCTTCGCCGAGAACCTGCTGCTCATCTCGCTCTGGTACTTCTTCAAGTCGGACTTCTACGAGTACGTCTGCGCGCCGCTGCTGGCCGTCCAGCTGATGGTCTGCTACGGCCTGGCCGTGCTCTTCATGCTGGTCTTCTACCAGTTCCtccacccgtgccgaagcctcTTCCGCCGCAACGTCCACCAGTGCCTGCCCTGCGTGGGGCGCCGGGCCCCCGCCGTCCCCCACTCCTACTCCACCGCCGCCACCATGCCGCTGATTCCCGACGGGGAGGGGCGGGAGACGGACATCTTGGACATTGCCCAATATCCTTGA
- the tmem35 gene encoding nicotinic acetylcholine receptor chaperone produces the protein MPSPRTITIVALSFALGLFFVFMGTIKLTPRLSKDAYGEMKRAYKSYAKALPGLKKIGITSVLLRKIIGSLEVACGVVLTLVPGRPKDVANFVLLLVMLAVLFFHQLVGDPLKRYAHALVFGILLTCRLLIARQGDERPERDESREEQQPLHQQHVNDQEKNKVKQS, from the exons ATGCCTTCGCCGAGGACGATCACCATCGTGGCTCTCTCCTTCGCCCTCGGCTTGTTCTTCGTCTTCATGGGGACCATCAAACTGACACCGAGGCTCAGCAAAGACGCGTACGGCGAGATG AAACGGGCGTACAAGAGCTACGCCAAAGCTCTGCCAGGCCTGAAAAAGATCGGCATCACTTCCGTCCTGCTCCGCAAGATCATCGGCTCCCTGGAGGTGGCCTGCGGCGTGGTCCTCACCCTGGTTCCGGGGCGACCCAAGGACGTGGCCAACTTCGTGCTCCTGCTGGTCATGCTAGCCGTGTTGTTCTTTCACCAGCTGGTGGGGGACCCCCTCAAGCGCTACGCCCACGCGCTGGTCTTCGGCATCTTGCTCACCTGCCGCCTGCTCATCGCCCGGCAGGGCGACGAACGGCCGGAGAGAGATGAGAGCAGGGAAGAACAGCAGCCGCTGCATCAGCAGCACGTCAACGACCAGGAGAAAAATAAGGTTAAGCAGTCTTAG
- the arl13a gene encoding ADP-ribosylation factor-like protein 13A isoform X1 translates to MDLGLLLRYRLQRKWWPMCTPCSPQDTMFTLMSNCCTWFSKIQEPIRRMTILVVGLDKAGKTSSIRGMMRVSHTVEGGPTQGCVRTDLRLENYLVTLLDVGGSATAQGSWREHYGEAHGVIFVVDSSDRSRIKEVKEVLALLLKQPRVAGKPILVLANKQDKMNALLGSDLIEMLSLEKLVNQSRSLCHIEPCSALMDLRRWSDRKALRGLRWLLRAVCLDYGELCSRVARDSVTPQEPRPRNDKAEKPRRSKSERTRTSKTDLRQVHREKNKRNVSIGEAKLQPIRKILQKEKTLKKKMKKSSGRKKRLMKAKQDEEVINDQEEQESNRGDGEQVGSALIPSGEGRPREKVQVKEDGPHDGPRSPHDEQNPPKVKAKKRKKVVRVKRRNKINTEGTSGASSEPVHFSTTFDLYRKAILALKERQQQGQ, encoded by the exons ATGGACCTTGGTCTACTTCT cAGATACCGTTTGCAGAGAAAATGGTGGCCAATGTGCACACCCTGTTCACCTCAAGACACCATGTTCACCCTCATGAGCAACTGCTGTACCTGGTTCTCCAAAATCCAGGAACCCATCAG gcGAATGACCATCCTTGTGGTGGGTCTTGACAAAGCGGGAAAGACGTCTTCCATCAGAGGCATGATGAGAG TCTCCCACACCGTTGAAGGAGGCCCCACGCAAGGCTgcgtgaggaccgacctgaggTTAGAGAACTATCTGGTCACCTTGCTGGACGTGGGGGGCTCGGCAACGGCGCAGGGGTCCTGGAGGGAGCACTACGGGGAAGCGCACGGTGTGATCTTTGTGGTGGACTCCAGCGACCGATCGAGGATCAAAGAGGTCAAGGAGGTTCTGGCTCTCCTGCTCAAGCAGCCCAGAGTGGCAggaaaacccattttagt CTTGGCCAACAAGCAAGACAAAATGAACGCTCTGCTTGGAAGCGATCTGATCGAGATGCTGTCCCTGGAAAAACTGGTCAACCAAAGCCGCTCTCTGTGCCATATA GAGCCTTGTTCGGCCTTAATGGACCTTCGACGCTGGTCGGACCGAAAGGCGTTGCGGGGCCTTCGCTGGCTACTGCGAGCCGTGTGTTTGGACTACGGAGAGCTGTGTTCCCGTGTGGCCCGGGACAGCGTGACCCCCCAGGAGCCCAGACCAAGGAACGACAAAGCGGAAAAGCCCAGAAGAAGCAAGAGTGAACG GACGAGAACTAGCAAGACCGATCTTCGCCAAGttcacagagaaaaaaataagaggaACGTAAGCATCGGGGAAGCCAAGCTGCAGCCAATTCGGAAAATCCTGCAAAAG GAGAAGACCCTGAAAAAGAAGATGAAGAAATCAAGCGGACGGAAAAAAAGGCTGATGAAAGCCAAACAAGATGAGGAAGTCATAAACGATCAGGAGGAACAGGAGTCCAATCGGGGGGATGGTGAGCAGGTCGGCAGCGCTCTCATCCCCAGCGGCGAAGGGAGACCCAGAGAGAAGGTCCAAGTCAAGGAGGACGGACCCCACGATGGGCCCCGATCACCACACGATGAGCAGAATCCCCCCAAAG TCAAGgccaaaaagaggaaaaaggttGTGAGAGTTAAAAGGAGAAACAAGATCAACACAGAAGGAACTTCAGGAGCCTCCTCAGAGCCTGTTCACTTTTCTACCACATTTG ATCTCTACAGAAAAGCCATCCTTGCCTTGAAGGAGCGACAACAACAAGGACaataa